The following are from one region of the Candidatus Eisenbacteria bacterium genome:
- a CDS encoding permease codes for MALSYLQSWLVGSLQLFLLMAPYLLLGFFLAGVLHVAVPQHWIVRHLGGHGFRAALKAALIGTPLPLCSCGVIPFADLLKRRGASRPAITSFLISTPQTGIDSFLASYAILGLPIALWKVLTAFVSGVIGGTVLSLLEPLRAVNVPISGDAPVIEEASPARASFSAKGRSALSYGLGMLVEDIAGWLVLGTLIGGAISVFMPDEFLTRTFPNPYLQMLAVLLVAVPLYVCATGSLPVAAALVLKGLPLGGAIVFLIAGPATNAATLSVFIKVLGRRVVAVYLTTIVVTSYLSGLLFQQFFPHARLPVSLQQDPSHGGHLEMAGALSQAQWWEWGTALLLGALVLRALGIKLRHRREARGSRGLAQKETADMETACFNVKGMSCGHCTSSVERAIRSIEGVADVSISLEDGRAIVKGHALSDEVLMAAIKSAGYEASPAPC; via the coding sequence ATGGCACTATCATATTTGCAGAGTTGGCTCGTTGGTTCCCTGCAGCTGTTTTTGCTCATGGCGCCCTATCTCTTGTTGGGCTTTTTCCTGGCGGGCGTCTTGCATGTGGCGGTCCCGCAACATTGGATTGTCCGGCATTTGGGTGGTCATGGATTCAGGGCGGCGCTTAAGGCCGCATTGATTGGAACACCGCTGCCCCTATGTTCCTGCGGCGTGATTCCCTTCGCCGATCTCTTGAAAAGGCGGGGGGCCTCAAGGCCGGCCATAACCTCCTTTCTGATCTCGACCCCTCAAACCGGCATCGATTCCTTCCTGGCCTCCTACGCCATCCTGGGGCTGCCCATCGCTCTCTGGAAGGTCCTGACGGCCTTTGTGTCGGGTGTCATCGGGGGCACGGTTCTCTCTCTGCTTGAACCGCTCAGAGCGGTAAATGTCCCCATCAGCGGGGATGCTCCAGTGATCGAGGAGGCCTCTCCTGCAAGGGCTTCTTTCTCGGCCAAGGGGCGGTCGGCCCTTTCCTATGGTTTGGGGATGCTGGTGGAGGATATCGCCGGTTGGCTGGTTCTTGGAACCCTTATCGGCGGGGCGATCTCGGTCTTCATGCCGGATGAGTTTCTAACGCGCACCTTCCCTAATCCGTACCTGCAGATGCTGGCGGTGCTGCTCGTCGCGGTGCCCCTCTATGTTTGCGCCACCGGCTCTCTGCCCGTCGCCGCCGCGCTGGTACTCAAGGGGCTTCCCCTTGGAGGAGCCATCGTTTTTCTCATCGCCGGACCGGCAACCAACGCCGCGACATTGAGTGTTTTTATAAAAGTGCTGGGCCGCCGGGTCGTCGCGGTCTACTTAACAACCATCGTGGTTACGAGCTACCTTTCCGGTCTTCTTTTCCAGCAGTTTTTCCCTCATGCGAGGCTGCCGGTATCACTTCAGCAGGATCCCTCCCATGGCGGGCATCTCGAGATGGCCGGTGCTCTCTCGCAGGCTCAGTGGTGGGAGTGGGGCACGGCCCTGCTCCTCGGGGCTCTTGTCTTGAGGGCCCTCGGGATCAAGTTGAGACATCGAAGAGAGGCCCGGGGTTCAAGGGGCCTGGCGCAAAAGGAGACAGCCGATATGGAAACAGCTTGCTTCAATGTTAAGGGGATGTCCTGCGGTCATTGCACAAGCAGCGTCGAGCGGGCGATACGATCGATTGAGGGTGTGGCGGATGTTTCCATCTCCCTTGAAGATGGCCGCGCCATTGTCAAAGGCCACGCTCTCTCAGATGAGGTTTTGATGGCGGCCATTAAAAGTGCCGGATATGAAGCCTCGCCGGCGCCCTGTTGA
- a CDS encoding efflux RND transporter permease subunit encodes MKPNSALTHHPTGSPRRPNPIDRLIRFCLENKLILLLIVILVFGWGLIVAPFDWDLGGLPREPVPVDAIPDIGENQQIVFTEWLGSSPQDVEDQVTYPLTVSLLGIPGVKTIRSYSMLGFASIYIIFNDDVEFYWSRSRVLEKLASLPAGTLPEGVKPSLGPDATALGQVFWYTLEGRDESGNPTGGWDLAELRSIQDWLVRYALTAVDGVSEVASIGGHVKEYQIDVDPDAMRAAGVKLGDVVAAVKMSNRDVGARTIEVNRVEYVVRGIGFVKNIEDLENAVIKVNDNVPITIRNVAHVTLGPALRRGALDKEGAEAVGGVVVARYGENPLATITNVKNKIREIAPGLPKKTLPDGTQSQVQIIPFYDRSGLIYETLGTLNSALIHEILVTLIVVLLMVMHLRSSILISSLLPLAVLICFIAMKAFHVDANVVALSGIAIAIGTMVDMGIIVTENILRRLSEFDSNENRLEIIYRASSEVGSAVVTAIATTVVSFLPVFTMVAAEGKLFRPLAFTKTFALLASVIVALTLIPPIAHILFRKKKNAGSAKLQAKFPAAIVRRSSWMIIGMAALVITIMLTRHWVPLGPEKGLIKNLVFVGLLIGGILGFFRVFLHFYPSLLRWCLGHKALFLTGPALLICLGLMIWLGVPSLFGWLPRSILAWKPVSEVAHLFPGLGKEFMPPLDEGSYLYMPTTMPHAGITEALDMLQIQDRAIAAVPEVDEVVGKIGRVESSLDPAPVSMIETVINYRPKYILNESGRRITFRFNAAETDFVRDIAGNLLLAPDGEPYMVQGRYQRDESGDLIPQRGGRPFRLWRPALDPELNPGRREWEGIEKPDDIWDAIIDVAQVPGSTSAPKLQPISTRIVMLQSGMRAPMGVKVKGPDLESIEQAGLDIERLLKEVPSVAAEKVFADRIVGKPYLEIEIDRTAASRYGVTIQNVQEVIEYAIGGKPITTTVEGRERYGVRVRYMRELRDSIEGLERILIDAPDGAAIPLAQLADIKYVRGPQMIKSEDTFLIGYVLFDGKIGFGEVNVVEQARDYLDQKIATGELELPSGVSYSFAGSYENQVRAEKKLMIVLPLSLFLIVMILYLQFRSISTTTLVFSGIAVAWAGGFILLWLYARPWFIDISFFGVNMRELFQVHPVNLSVAVWVGFLALFGIASDDGVVIATYLNQSFAEKKPSSISEIREMAILAGCRRVRPCLMTTATTIIALIPVLSATGRGADVMVPMAIPSFGGMSFEILTMFVVPVLYTMVKEIQFKRGMKASSF; translated from the coding sequence CTCGGTTTTGCGAGCATCTACATCATTTTCAATGATGATGTGGAATTCTACTGGTCCCGGTCCCGCGTGCTTGAAAAGCTGGCCAGCCTCCCGGCGGGGACGCTCCCGGAAGGAGTGAAGCCGAGCCTGGGACCCGATGCCACCGCGCTCGGCCAGGTCTTTTGGTATACCCTCGAGGGCCGAGATGAATCCGGGAATCCAACAGGGGGATGGGATCTTGCCGAATTGCGGTCCATCCAGGATTGGCTGGTCCGTTATGCCCTCACTGCTGTTGACGGCGTGAGCGAAGTGGCTTCCATCGGTGGTCATGTTAAAGAATATCAAATAGATGTGGATCCAGACGCGATGCGCGCCGCCGGGGTCAAACTGGGGGACGTTGTCGCAGCCGTTAAGATGTCCAACAGGGATGTCGGCGCACGAACAATAGAGGTGAATCGCGTTGAGTATGTCGTCCGCGGCATCGGATTTGTAAAAAACATCGAGGACCTCGAAAACGCTGTCATCAAAGTAAACGATAATGTTCCCATCACTATTCGTAACGTGGCCCATGTCACTTTAGGCCCCGCTTTGCGCCGGGGAGCGCTCGACAAAGAAGGGGCGGAGGCCGTTGGTGGTGTTGTCGTGGCAAGATATGGTGAAAATCCTCTTGCGACAATCACAAATGTAAAAAATAAAATCCGTGAAATCGCGCCGGGGCTGCCCAAAAAGACACTACCGGATGGCACTCAGTCCCAGGTGCAAATTATCCCATTTTATGATCGCTCAGGTCTCATCTACGAGACCTTGGGAACACTCAACTCAGCATTGATCCATGAAATATTGGTGACCCTGATTGTCGTATTGCTCATGGTCATGCACCTGCGCAGCTCCATTTTGATTTCCAGCTTGCTTCCACTGGCTGTTCTGATTTGTTTCATTGCCATGAAGGCATTTCATGTCGATGCAAACGTTGTCGCACTATCGGGTATCGCCATCGCCATTGGGACGATGGTGGATATGGGAATCATCGTTACAGAGAATATTTTGAGAAGACTCAGCGAATTCGATTCGAATGAAAATCGGCTCGAGATCATCTACAGAGCCTCGAGCGAAGTGGGAAGCGCAGTAGTTACCGCTATTGCCACGACGGTTGTAAGCTTTCTCCCGGTCTTTACAATGGTTGCCGCCGAAGGAAAGCTCTTCCGGCCATTAGCTTTTACAAAAACATTTGCGCTTCTGGCTTCCGTCATTGTCGCGTTGACGCTTATACCACCGATCGCCCATATTCTCTTCAGAAAGAAGAAGAATGCCGGATCGGCGAAACTCCAAGCAAAGTTTCCAGCGGCCATCGTACGGAGATCATCCTGGATGATCATCGGAATGGCCGCCCTCGTTATTACCATCATGTTGACAAGACATTGGGTCCCGCTCGGCCCTGAAAAGGGACTTATTAAAAACCTGGTCTTTGTCGGCCTGCTCATCGGCGGGATTCTGGGTTTCTTTCGGGTATTTCTTCACTTCTATCCATCTCTTCTGCGCTGGTGCCTCGGACACAAAGCGCTCTTTCTGACCGGTCCAGCCCTTTTGATCTGTCTGGGTCTCATGATTTGGCTTGGAGTTCCCTCACTCTTTGGATGGTTACCTCGCTCAATACTGGCATGGAAACCGGTCTCTGAGGTGGCGCATCTCTTTCCTGGATTGGGCAAAGAGTTTATGCCGCCCTTGGATGAGGGCTCGTATTTGTACATGCCGACAACCATGCCTCATGCCGGGATCACTGAAGCTCTGGATATGTTGCAGATACAGGATAGGGCGATCGCGGCTGTCCCGGAGGTGGATGAGGTTGTCGGCAAGATCGGGCGCGTTGAGAGTTCTCTGGATCCGGCCCCGGTCTCAATGATTGAGACGGTTATTAATTACAGACCGAAGTACATTCTCAATGAAAGTGGAAGGCGGATAACCTTCCGATTTAACGCGGCGGAAACAGATTTCGTCAGGGATATTGCGGGAAATCTATTACTCGCCCCGGATGGTGAACCCTATATGGTCCAGGGTCGTTACCAGCGCGATGAAAGTGGCGATCTCATACCGCAGCGGGGGGGACGACCCTTCCGTCTGTGGCGGCCTGCGCTCGATCCGGAGCTAAATCCGGGGCGACGGGAATGGGAGGGAATTGAAAAACCCGATGACATTTGGGATGCCATTATTGATGTCGCCCAGGTGCCGGGATCAACCTCTGCGCCGAAATTGCAACCGATCTCGACAAGAATCGTCATGTTGCAATCAGGCATGCGCGCGCCGATGGGCGTGAAAGTAAAGGGACCCGATCTTGAATCGATTGAACAGGCCGGTCTCGATATTGAGCGCCTCCTAAAAGAGGTTCCATCTGTGGCGGCCGAGAAGGTCTTTGCCGACAGAATCGTCGGTAAACCCTATCTTGAGATTGAGATCGATAGAACCGCGGCGTCTAGATACGGCGTCACGATTCAGAATGTACAAGAAGTCATAGAATACGCTATAGGCGGGAAGCCCATTACGACGACTGTAGAAGGGCGGGAGCGCTACGGTGTGCGTGTTCGCTATATGCGCGAGCTGCGGGATAGTATTGAAGGCCTGGAGAGGATTCTTATCGACGCACCGGATGGAGCGGCGATACCGTTGGCTCAGCTCGCCGATATTAAATATGTTCGTGGGCCGCAAATGATTAAAAGCGAGGATACCTTTCTTATCGGATATGTCCTATTTGATGGAAAAATCGGATTTGGCGAAGTCAATGTTGTCGAACAAGCCCGCGATTATCTCGATCAGAAGATTGCAACGGGGGAATTGGAGCTACCCAGCGGGGTGAGTTATTCTTTTGCCGGAAGTTATGAAAACCAGGTTCGGGCCGAGAAAAAGCTCATGATTGTCCTTCCACTGTCGCTTTTTCTTATTGTGATGATACTCTACCTCCAATTCCGCTCGATTTCTACGACCACACTGGTATTCTCCGGTATCGCAGTAGCCTGGGCCGGGGGATTTATTCTGCTCTGGTTGTACGCTCGTCCATGGTTTATCGATATATCTTTTTTTGGTGTAAATATGCGCGAGCTATTTCAAGTTCACCCGGTCAACCTAAGCGTCGCGGTTTGGGTCGGATTTCTGGCTCTCTTTGGAATTGCGAGTGATGACGGGGTGGTTATCGCCACCTATTTGAATCAGAGTTTTGCCGAGAAAAAGCCAAGCTCGATTTCAGAAATCCGGGAAATGGCGATCTTGGCCGGATGCCGCCGGGTCCGGCCGTGTCTGATGACCACGGCCACCACTATCATAGCGTTAATCCCGGTGTTGAGCGCGACAGGCCGGGGCGCCGATGTTATGGTTCCGATGGCCATACCTTCTTTTGGCGGAATGTCATTCGAGATTCTAACAATGTTCGTAGTCCCGGTCCTGTATACAATGGTTAAGGAAATTCAGTTCAAGCGGGGGATGAAGGCGTCATCATTTTGA